One Mycolicibacterium fortuitum subsp. fortuitum genomic window carries:
- a CDS encoding MFS transporter, with protein MSSISPSPLAAKDADGEQDTDWRPLVACCLATFLLLAFTTVLTVSADSIASRLGAGFSVAQWIIDVYPLALAALVMGMGTVGDRLGHRWLFLIGLVVFGIASALCATASSGGVLVAARAIQGVGGAAIFGTAVPLLTEHYRGPTRGMAFAVWGAVAGIGSTVGTIAGGAAMQFVTWRWLFAAALPIVVLALLIGVPSLSRDRHVRVRIDGVGVVLITAMMAATTFAVINAGEFGWAATGTTGAAAVSFIAVVLFVTAQRRSTHPLLPPDLFATPAFVGVLIAGFAYYFAAFAALPVLSRWLQSAAGMPPLRAALVLTIQLAAFVVVSLVFGARLHRAPRTWVLGGGTVITGLACLPGAALLWRPDWTGLIAVLVLTGIGSAIVSPVLPAVAATAAPPGRAGAAAATANAARQLGLTIGIALCGTISRSVDAGSGEPTTGAVVAALLISGAVAMCGGTISVLLLRHA; from the coding sequence ATGTCGTCGATCTCCCCCAGCCCTCTCGCCGCGAAAGATGCCGATGGTGAACAAGACACAGATTGGCGTCCCTTGGTGGCGTGCTGTCTTGCGACCTTCCTGTTGCTGGCGTTCACCACCGTCCTGACGGTGAGTGCCGACTCCATCGCAAGCCGACTAGGTGCCGGGTTCTCGGTGGCCCAATGGATCATCGATGTCTACCCGCTGGCACTGGCCGCCCTCGTGATGGGCATGGGAACAGTGGGCGATCGACTGGGGCATCGATGGCTGTTCTTGATCGGACTAGTCGTTTTCGGGATAGCGTCAGCACTCTGTGCGACGGCGTCCAGCGGTGGGGTCCTGGTTGCCGCACGTGCCATCCAGGGCGTCGGCGGTGCGGCGATCTTCGGTACCGCTGTACCGCTGCTCACTGAGCACTACCGGGGCCCGACCCGCGGTATGGCGTTCGCTGTCTGGGGTGCAGTCGCCGGGATCGGCAGCACAGTCGGGACGATCGCAGGTGGAGCCGCCATGCAATTCGTCACCTGGCGTTGGCTGTTTGCAGCGGCGCTACCGATTGTCGTCCTCGCCCTGTTAATCGGTGTGCCGTCATTGTCGCGAGACCGGCACGTGCGCGTCCGAATCGACGGTGTGGGAGTAGTACTCATCACCGCGATGATGGCCGCGACCACATTCGCCGTGATCAACGCGGGCGAGTTCGGCTGGGCCGCAACGGGAACCACCGGCGCGGCAGCGGTGAGCTTTATCGCGGTCGTCTTGTTCGTCACCGCCCAACGTCGCTCCACACACCCGCTACTGCCTCCGGACCTTTTCGCCACGCCTGCTTTCGTCGGCGTGCTGATCGCTGGATTCGCCTATTACTTCGCCGCTTTCGCCGCGCTGCCGGTGCTGTCACGGTGGCTGCAGTCCGCGGCCGGCATGCCGCCCTTGCGCGCCGCGCTGGTGCTGACCATTCAGCTCGCCGCGTTCGTGGTGGTGTCGCTGGTGTTCGGCGCGCGCTTGCACCGTGCACCGCGCACCTGGGTGCTCGGCGGCGGGACCGTGATTACCGGCCTGGCCTGCCTTCCCGGCGCCGCACTTCTGTGGCGGCCGGACTGGACCGGTCTGATCGCCGTGCTCGTCTTGACCGGTATCGGATCCGCGATCGTGTCCCCCGTGCTGCCCGCCGTTGCGGCGACAGCGGCCCCGCCGGGCCGGGCTGGTGCGGCGGCTGCCACAGCCAACGCCGCACGTCAGCTGGGCCTGACCATCGGCATCGCGTTGTGCGGCACCATCAGCCGGTCAGTAGACGCGGGTAGTGGCGAACCGACAACCGGCGCCGTGGTGGCCGCCCTCCTCATTTCGGGGGCAGTCGCGATGTGCGGCGGGACGATCAGTGTCCTGTTACTCCGTCACGCATGA
- a CDS encoding CGNR zinc finger domain-containing protein encodes MRKDLEQVCEFLELWTAVVDAGTETKRVLVLNELLTRFATSPSITNHDGSGWHLHYRDADAGFAATLAGATSAAAAHFLTERGMQRIRRCALDECTMAFVDFSRPGTQKYCTHRCANRDAVRRHRAGSAGTGARP; translated from the coding sequence ATGCGGAAAGACCTCGAGCAGGTGTGCGAATTTCTCGAACTCTGGACGGCGGTCGTCGACGCCGGTACCGAGACGAAACGGGTCCTTGTCCTCAACGAATTGCTGACTCGGTTCGCCACCAGTCCTTCGATCACGAACCACGACGGCAGCGGGTGGCATCTGCACTACCGCGACGCCGATGCAGGCTTCGCCGCCACCCTGGCCGGTGCCACGAGCGCCGCAGCAGCCCACTTTCTCACCGAGCGCGGGATGCAACGAATCCGGCGGTGCGCCCTCGACGAATGCACCATGGCCTTCGTCGACTTCAGCCGACCGGGAACGCAGAAGTACTGTACGCACCGCTGCGCGAACCGCGATGCCGTGAGACGGCACCGCGCCGGCTCGGCCGGGACCGGGGCACGTCCCTGA
- a CDS encoding bifunctional lysylphosphatidylglycerol flippase/synthetase MprF — translation MDVTPTPAPASRPPDGVTVAAAVSHRRLRLHLLLAVVILTLAGSAAALLLDHHTGRIGHESALTTLVAVSLAATVLLHGLLLGRPMTVSHGATAAAAVLLGAFAVVIGHPVDGWTCLVLAAAMLVRPIGSVAQPDDLPAVASLVDRTRCDPLAPFAMSSGKSYVFCADGTAALAYRALAGLAVVSGDPIGDRARYGEVVATFAALCRARGWRIVVLGASDRLLAIWRDRAVTGRRLRAISIGRDVVVEVDSFDLGGRRRRNLRQAVQRTRNAGVTTAVVAESDIDGTLRSELRDVMRQSGKAAGAERGFCMMLGGTLSGRYPGVWLIYGRDRAGRIQAFQRYVAAGGGADLSLDLPWRRPDAPNGIDERLTVDMVAWARSHGGERVSLAFAPFPDLFGGDRSGDAAVRALRILAHAGDRLIRLESLYRYVRKFDAMAGRRYVLLPLIDVVPAAAALLTLELAPPRTTRLTRAFR, via the coding sequence ATGGATGTGACTCCTACACCGGCACCGGCATCACGCCCTCCTGACGGCGTGACAGTAGCCGCCGCAGTTTCACATCGCAGGCTCAGACTGCATCTGCTGCTGGCCGTAGTGATATTGACGCTGGCCGGCAGTGCGGCAGCATTGCTGCTCGATCATCACACGGGCCGGATCGGCCACGAGTCGGCGCTGACCACCCTGGTGGCAGTGTCATTGGCCGCCACGGTGCTGCTGCACGGTCTGCTGCTCGGGCGTCCGATGACCGTATCCCACGGCGCGACCGCGGCTGCGGCAGTACTGCTGGGGGCGTTCGCGGTGGTCATCGGCCACCCGGTGGATGGGTGGACCTGTCTTGTTCTCGCGGCTGCGATGTTGGTCAGGCCTATCGGGTCGGTTGCGCAACCAGACGACCTGCCGGCGGTGGCGTCACTCGTCGACCGAACCAGGTGTGATCCGTTGGCACCCTTTGCGATGTCTTCGGGCAAGAGCTACGTCTTCTGTGCAGATGGCACCGCGGCCCTGGCCTATCGCGCCCTGGCCGGGTTGGCCGTGGTCAGCGGCGATCCGATCGGCGACCGCGCTCGGTATGGGGAAGTAGTCGCCACTTTTGCTGCTCTGTGCCGGGCGCGCGGCTGGCGAATTGTGGTGCTGGGCGCCTCGGATCGCTTGCTGGCGATCTGGCGGGACCGGGCGGTGACGGGCCGCCGGCTGCGTGCCATCTCGATCGGGCGCGACGTCGTGGTGGAAGTCGACAGCTTCGACCTCGGTGGACGGCGGCGGCGCAATCTGAGGCAGGCGGTCCAGCGAACCAGGAACGCCGGGGTCACCACCGCGGTGGTCGCCGAATCCGACATCGACGGCACGCTGCGGTCAGAACTTCGTGACGTGATGCGACAGTCGGGAAAGGCGGCCGGCGCTGAGCGTGGGTTCTGCATGATGCTCGGCGGCACTTTGTCCGGCCGATACCCCGGAGTGTGGTTGATCTACGGCAGAGACCGGGCAGGACGAATCCAGGCCTTTCAGCGTTATGTGGCTGCCGGTGGCGGCGCAGATCTGAGTCTTGACCTGCCATGGCGTCGACCGGACGCACCCAACGGTATCGACGAGCGGCTGACCGTCGACATGGTCGCGTGGGCGCGGTCGCACGGGGGCGAGCGCGTCTCGCTGGCGTTCGCGCCGTTCCCCGATCTCTTCGGCGGTGACCGCAGCGGTGACGCCGCGGTGCGCGCACTGCGGATCCTTGCCCATGCCGGCGACCGACTCATCAGGCTGGAATCGCTGTACCGGTACGTCCGCAAGTTCGATGCCATGGCGGGCCGCCGGTACGTGTTGCTGCCACTGATCGATGTCGTGCCGGCTGCGGCGGCATTACTTACTCTGGAACTCGCCCCACCTCGGACGACGCGTTTGACCAGGGCTTTTCGGTGA
- a CDS encoding rhomboid-like protein has translation MLSRVFSNLVRVRVTLCYATALFVIASLLLVLGPHTQDRVVGRLSTNLDNLGRGNVGTLLGSAFVTAEGYTYLLLPGLICLLALAELLWRSRRLVQAFALGHVGATLTVAGGLAAAIKLGWLPISVAHATDVGLSYGALAVLGTLTAAIPIRWRPAWIGSWVTIALVVAVSGPDFTAIGHAIALTLGILSSIRLSSDARWTPARLMFLTIGGGFGLLMVVGVTPHMAPIALPAGMAVAVIVTRVRRGRIAGPTGGTASLTTVSA, from the coding sequence ATGCTGTCGCGCGTGTTCTCCAATCTGGTCCGGGTCCGAGTGACCCTGTGCTACGCGACAGCACTGTTCGTGATCGCATCTCTGCTGTTGGTCCTTGGACCCCACACGCAGGACCGCGTCGTCGGTCGCCTGAGCACCAACCTGGACAACTTGGGGCGTGGCAATGTGGGAACACTGCTCGGCAGCGCTTTCGTCACCGCCGAGGGCTACACATATCTGCTGCTGCCGGGCCTGATCTGCCTGCTCGCGTTGGCGGAGTTGCTGTGGCGCAGCAGGCGGTTGGTCCAGGCATTTGCCCTCGGCCACGTCGGCGCCACCCTCACGGTGGCCGGTGGGTTGGCCGCCGCGATCAAACTCGGCTGGCTGCCGATCTCCGTCGCACACGCTACCGATGTCGGGCTCAGCTACGGCGCTCTTGCCGTGCTCGGCACCCTGACCGCGGCGATCCCGATCCGGTGGCGCCCGGCATGGATCGGTAGTTGGGTGACAATCGCGCTGGTAGTCGCGGTGTCCGGGCCGGATTTCACCGCCATCGGGCACGCCATCGCGTTGACGCTCGGAATACTGTCGTCGATCCGACTCAGCTCTGACGCCCGCTGGACGCCGGCCCGCCTGATGTTCCTGACAATAGGTGGCGGGTTCGGACTTCTGATGGTCGTCGGGGTCACGCCGCACATGGCGCCGATTGCGCTGCCTGCGGGTATGGCGGTCGCGGTGATCGTCACCCGGGTCCGGCGAGGTCGGATTGCCGGGCCGACGGGTGGTACGGCCAGCCTGACTACAGTGTCCGCATGA
- a CDS encoding TrpB-like pyridoxal phosphate-dependent enzyme: protein MTLHAAATHPDLVTVEVPTHWYNLPAELDEPIPPHLHPGTKEPVTADDLAALFPSGLIAQEVSTDPYIAIPEAVREIYSMWRPSPLIRARRFEQALNTGAHIYVKYEGVSPVGSHKTNSAVAQAYYNSIDGVRKLTTETGAGQWGSALAFAGAQFGLEIEVWQVRASYESKPYRGHLIRTYGGTVHSSPSNLTESGRAILASSPDTTGSLGMAVSEAVEVAAADPDTRYALGSVLNHVVLHQSVIGLEAVAQLAAVEPNGADVVFGCAGGGSNLAGLAFPFLREKIHGRSNPRVVAAEPAACPSITQGEYRYDHGDVAGLTPLLKMHTLGMDFVPDPIHAGGLRYHGMAPALSHTVALGLVEGIAIEQHDAFAAGVQFARSQGIVPAPESTHAIAAAARHVADDPAEQVVVIGLSGHGQLDLPAYAEFLDGNF, encoded by the coding sequence ATGACGCTGCACGCCGCCGCCACCCATCCGGATCTGGTCACCGTCGAGGTGCCGACGCACTGGTACAACCTGCCGGCTGAGCTCGATGAGCCGATCCCACCGCACCTGCACCCGGGAACCAAGGAACCCGTCACCGCCGATGATCTTGCGGCGCTGTTCCCGAGCGGGCTGATCGCGCAGGAAGTGTCCACCGATCCGTACATTGCGATCCCGGAGGCAGTGCGCGAGATCTACTCGATGTGGCGTCCATCGCCCTTGATTCGGGCTCGGCGGTTCGAGCAGGCGCTCAACACGGGTGCCCACATCTACGTCAAGTATGAAGGCGTCAGTCCGGTGGGCAGTCACAAGACCAATTCTGCTGTGGCACAAGCGTATTACAACAGCATCGACGGTGTTCGGAAGCTGACCACAGAGACCGGTGCCGGGCAGTGGGGAAGCGCGCTGGCGTTCGCCGGAGCCCAGTTCGGCCTGGAGATCGAGGTGTGGCAGGTCCGCGCTTCCTACGAGTCGAAGCCCTACCGCGGCCACCTGATCCGGACGTACGGCGGTACGGTGCACTCCAGCCCGTCGAATCTCACCGAGTCGGGCCGCGCAATCTTGGCGTCCAGCCCGGACACCACCGGCAGTCTTGGCATGGCGGTCAGCGAGGCAGTCGAGGTGGCGGCCGCTGATCCCGACACCCGTTATGCACTCGGCAGCGTGCTCAATCACGTGGTGTTGCATCAGAGCGTGATCGGACTGGAGGCGGTGGCACAGCTTGCCGCCGTTGAACCGAACGGTGCGGATGTCGTGTTCGGCTGCGCCGGCGGTGGTTCCAATCTTGCCGGGCTGGCGTTCCCCTTCCTGCGCGAAAAGATCCACGGGCGGTCGAATCCCAGAGTCGTGGCTGCCGAGCCCGCCGCGTGCCCGTCCATCACCCAGGGGGAGTACCGGTACGACCATGGCGACGTGGCCGGCCTGACTCCGCTCCTCAAGATGCACACGCTCGGAATGGATTTCGTTCCCGACCCGATTCATGCCGGTGGTCTGCGCTACCACGGGATGGCGCCAGCCCTCAGTCATACCGTCGCACTCGGACTGGTCGAGGGCATTGCGATCGAGCAACATGACGCGTTCGCGGCGGGCGTGCAGTTCGCGCGGTCGCAGGGCATTGTCCCGGCGCCCGAGTCAACTCACGCCATCGCCGCGGCTGCCAGGCACGTCGCCGACGACCCGGCCGAGCAGGTGGTCGTGATCGGACTGTCGGGCCATGGTCAACTCGACCTGCCGGCCTACGCGGAGTTCCTGGACGGGAATTTCTAA
- a CDS encoding L,D-transpeptidase, which produces MQHRTGYLWITAIAAAVMVTAATATGTSALAEPMGPPPPVEPAPDLAPPPMPWPAPFGQAADVGVPAGQNPLPFTGEAPFLPPTFNPTNGSTVGVAKPISITFQRPIADRKMAEDAIHVSSNPPVPGKFYWMSDTQVRWRPIDFWPAGTVVNVDAAGTKTTFRVGDSLVATIDDATHQMQIHRNGKLEKTFPVSLGKPGYETPNGTYYVLEKFADIVMDSSTYGVPVNSAEGYKLKVKNALRLSNTGIFVHSAPWSVADQGKRNVSHGCPNLSPANAQWFFDHFGSGDPVVVKNSVGLYNQPDGAQDWQI; this is translated from the coding sequence GTGCAGCACCGCACCGGATACCTTTGGATCACCGCGATCGCGGCGGCCGTCATGGTCACAGCGGCAACCGCCACCGGCACTTCCGCCCTGGCCGAGCCAATGGGGCCGCCGCCGCCCGTCGAACCTGCACCCGATCTCGCTCCACCGCCTATGCCGTGGCCCGCCCCGTTCGGACAGGCTGCCGACGTCGGTGTGCCGGCAGGGCAGAATCCTCTGCCGTTCACCGGCGAGGCGCCGTTCCTGCCGCCCACGTTCAACCCGACCAACGGTTCGACGGTCGGTGTCGCCAAGCCGATCTCCATCACTTTCCAGCGGCCGATCGCAGACAGGAAGATGGCCGAGGACGCAATTCACGTCTCGTCCAACCCTCCCGTGCCGGGCAAGTTCTACTGGATGAGCGATACTCAAGTTCGTTGGCGGCCAATCGACTTCTGGCCGGCCGGTACCGTGGTCAATGTCGATGCCGCCGGCACGAAAACCACTTTCCGCGTTGGTGATTCACTGGTGGCCACCATCGACGACGCCACCCATCAGATGCAGATCCACCGCAACGGCAAGCTCGAGAAGACTTTCCCCGTCTCTCTGGGAAAGCCTGGCTACGAAACACCCAACGGCACTTATTACGTGCTCGAAAAGTTCGCTGACATCGTCATGGACTCGTCAACGTACGGAGTCCCGGTGAACTCGGCCGAGGGCTACAAGCTCAAGGTCAAAAATGCGCTCCGGCTCAGCAACACAGGGATCTTCGTGCACAGCGCTCCGTGGTCGGTGGCCGATCAAGGGAAGCGCAATGTCAGTCACGGCTGCCCAAATCTCAGCCCTGCCAACGCGCAGTGGTTCTTCGACCACTTCGGCAGCGGTGATCCGGTCGTCGTCAAGAACTCGGTAGGCCTCTACAACCAGCCGGACGGGGCCCAGGACTGGCAGATCTGA
- a CDS encoding multicopper oxidase family protein produces MSDIVRLPRVSRRGFLTAAAALGATAITGCRSETAATPADVTSPDAIAVAESLRPHTGRTVSTTLTAQRSQVDLGGTVAETVAYNDLVPGPLLRASVGDELEVTVHNRLGRSTSVHWHGLALRNDMDGAAPATPDIPGGAAFTYRFSAPHPGTYWAHPHTGLDADTGLYFPVIVDDPDDPGRYDAEWVVMLDDWTDGIGESPAQIFAGLRRPSGGHQMPGMDGMPGMNGHGAMGSAGGRQSSALGGDAGDVDYPMYVINGRNAQNPNSFRARPGQRVRIRLINAGSDTAFRVALAEHRMTVTHTDGFPVIPTEVDAVLLGMGERYDVVVTARDGVFPLVASAEGKKAITRALLVTADGSTPPVDYTPSELQGRLGTVSTFAATPDVTFDSAPVDAELPVELGGSMANYEWTINGRTFADMQPLTVRDGQRVAMTFRNATMMWHPMHLHGHTFQVMGEDGRPGARKDTLIVLPMQRIRVLFAADNPGQWMLHCHNAYHQDAGMMTSVEYAGDS; encoded by the coding sequence ATGTCAGACATCGTCCGCCTGCCGCGGGTGAGCCGAAGGGGATTCCTCACGGCCGCGGCCGCCTTGGGCGCAACCGCAATCACCGGGTGCCGGAGTGAGACCGCAGCAACCCCCGCCGACGTGACTTCCCCCGATGCGATTGCCGTGGCCGAAAGCCTTCGTCCCCATACGGGCCGCACCGTCTCGACCACACTGACCGCCCAGCGCTCGCAGGTTGACCTGGGCGGCACCGTGGCCGAGACGGTTGCCTACAACGACCTGGTGCCCGGGCCTTTGTTGCGCGCGTCGGTCGGTGATGAACTGGAGGTCACCGTCCACAACCGGCTGGGCCGGTCGACCTCGGTGCACTGGCACGGGCTGGCCCTCCGCAACGACATGGACGGCGCAGCGCCGGCCACCCCGGACATCCCCGGTGGCGCCGCCTTCACGTACCGGTTTTCGGCGCCCCACCCGGGAACGTATTGGGCTCACCCTCACACCGGACTGGATGCTGACACCGGCTTGTACTTCCCGGTCATCGTCGACGACCCCGACGACCCGGGCCGCTATGACGCGGAATGGGTGGTGATGCTCGACGATTGGACCGATGGCATCGGCGAAAGCCCGGCCCAGATCTTCGCCGGGCTGCGCCGTCCGTCGGGCGGCCACCAAATGCCGGGTATGGACGGGATGCCGGGAATGAACGGCCACGGTGCGATGGGCTCGGCGGGTGGCCGACAAAGTTCGGCACTCGGAGGCGATGCCGGCGACGTCGACTACCCGATGTATGTCATCAACGGGCGCAATGCTCAGAATCCCAACAGCTTCCGTGCCAGACCAGGTCAGCGGGTGCGGATCCGGCTGATCAACGCGGGCTCCGACACCGCGTTCCGGGTCGCGTTGGCCGAGCATCGGATGACCGTCACCCATACCGACGGGTTCCCGGTCATCCCCACCGAGGTCGATGCGGTGCTGCTCGGTATGGGTGAGCGCTACGACGTCGTCGTCACCGCGCGGGACGGGGTATTCCCGCTCGTCGCGTCCGCCGAGGGGAAGAAGGCGATCACACGGGCCCTGCTGGTGACCGCAGACGGCTCGACGCCGCCAGTCGACTACACCCCGTCGGAGCTGCAGGGCCGACTCGGCACAGTCAGCACCTTCGCCGCCACGCCGGACGTGACGTTCGATTCCGCGCCCGTAGACGCGGAATTACCTGTCGAGCTGGGCGGCTCGATGGCGAACTACGAATGGACGATCAATGGCCGCACCTTCGCCGACATGCAGCCGCTGACCGTACGCGATGGGCAGCGAGTGGCGATGACATTCCGGAACGCGACGATGATGTGGCACCCGATGCACCTGCACGGACACACCTTTCAGGTGATGGGTGAGGACGGGCGACCCGGCGCCCGCAAGGACACTCTGATCGTGCTGCCGATGCAGCGGATACGTGTGCTGTTTGCTGCCGACAATCCCGGCCAGTGGATGCTCCACTGCCACAACGCATATCATCAGGATGCCGGGATGATGACGAGCGTCGAATATGCCGGCGATTCATAG
- a CDS encoding BlaI/MecI/CopY family transcriptional regulator, whose product MRVRGFGELEAEIMDRIWNRGPAAVTVREVFDELVEERRIAYTTVMSTMDNLHTKGWLERDRDGRAYRYWPRLNREQHTAQLMREALDGGGRSDLVLSYFIEQIDPQDSDRLRAALRSLARRSTREKKR is encoded by the coding sequence GTGCGTGTACGAGGATTCGGCGAACTCGAGGCCGAAATCATGGATCGCATCTGGAATCGCGGTCCGGCGGCGGTCACTGTGCGCGAGGTCTTCGACGAACTCGTGGAAGAGCGCCGGATCGCCTACACCACCGTCATGTCGACGATGGACAATCTCCATACGAAAGGCTGGCTGGAACGCGACCGCGATGGTCGGGCCTACCGGTATTGGCCAAGGTTGAACCGCGAGCAGCACACCGCTCAGTTGATGCGTGAGGCGCTCGACGGTGGCGGTCGTTCGGATCTGGTACTCAGCTACTTCATCGAGCAGATCGACCCGCAGGATTCCGATCGGTTGCGGGCGGCGCTGCGTTCCTTGGCCAGGCGGTCGACGAGGGAGAAAAAGCGGTGA
- a CDS encoding M56 family metallopeptidase, whose amino-acid sequence MNIAAGLLIYSVAMLVFAPRLLSALTRGGSAPRFGVAAWLTAVVSVLATWIVIPVLVIVDVVFHGGGRGSFLASCVEFLCDIAAGRAGMAAQAAVMVAAVALIVAVGGIGFKSMRTIRRLRTHSHGHAQAVRMVGRPADQRDVFIVDSSERTAYCVAGAPPAIVVTSGAIAALGHDELQAVLAHERAHLDGHHLKIATALRGLAMVFPRVRLMTRAAADVARLLEMCADDAAVRRHGQDTLLSGLMTLAGATPAQALGAADVALLNRAERLALPPAPWIRAGAGAGLFGAMAIIALVPIGTFVLGASGLLCR is encoded by the coding sequence GTGAACATCGCCGCGGGTTTGCTGATCTACAGCGTGGCGATGTTGGTCTTTGCGCCGAGGCTGCTCAGCGCTCTCACCCGCGGCGGGTCTGCTCCCAGATTCGGGGTGGCGGCATGGCTGACCGCTGTCGTCAGCGTGTTGGCCACCTGGATCGTGATACCCGTACTGGTGATCGTCGACGTCGTATTCCACGGTGGCGGTCGCGGCTCGTTCTTGGCTTCTTGTGTGGAGTTTCTGTGCGACATCGCGGCCGGGCGCGCAGGCATGGCGGCGCAAGCAGCCGTCATGGTCGCGGCGGTCGCGCTGATCGTGGCGGTGGGCGGCATCGGGTTCAAATCCATGCGCACCATACGGCGGTTGCGCACGCATTCTCATGGTCACGCCCAGGCCGTGCGAATGGTGGGGCGTCCGGCTGACCAGCGCGATGTCTTCATCGTTGACTCCAGCGAACGCACCGCATACTGCGTCGCCGGAGCGCCTCCGGCGATCGTGGTCACCAGCGGCGCCATTGCCGCCCTCGGCCACGACGAGTTGCAGGCGGTGCTCGCCCATGAGCGGGCACATCTGGATGGACACCATCTCAAGATCGCGACGGCATTGCGCGGGTTGGCGATGGTGTTTCCACGGGTTCGGCTGATGACCCGGGCGGCCGCAGACGTTGCTCGGCTGCTTGAGATGTGTGCCGACGACGCCGCGGTGCGCCGCCATGGCCAGGACACGCTCCTGTCCGGGCTGATGACGCTGGCGGGAGCCACGCCGGCCCAGGCTCTCGGTGCCGCCGACGTGGCGTTGCTGAACCGCGCCGAGCGCCTCGCTCTTCCGCCCGCGCCGTGGATCCGTGCCGGCGCCGGAGCTGGTTTGTTCGGGGCGATGGCGATCATTGCCCTCGTGCCCATCGGCACGTTCGTGCTGGGGGCTTCCGGTCTGCTGTGTCGTTGA
- the ripB gene encoding NlpC/P60 family peptidoglycan endopeptidase RipB, protein MPSTPSVYSVGCERRTLLRTGILVAAAAVALGTPLARAEPGAGQWDPTLPNLLSAGAPGDPVAIANASLQASALATQTTFDMGRKFLATLGLAPTSSGAGAPPLRGNRVYGRQAVEYVIRRAGTQIGVPYSWGGGSLTGPSRGVDSGAGTVGFDCSGLTRYAFAGVGLLLPRYSGDQYTAGRQLPPSQAKRGDLLFWGPGGGQHEALYLGGGQMIEAQQTGVPVKISPVRMSGMTPYVTRVIEY, encoded by the coding sequence ATGCCCTCGACACCTTCCGTGTATTCCGTGGGCTGTGAACGCCGCACGCTCTTGCGCACAGGGATTCTGGTTGCTGCAGCGGCGGTGGCGTTGGGCACTCCCCTTGCCCGAGCCGAGCCCGGCGCCGGTCAGTGGGATCCAACACTGCCCAATCTGCTGAGCGCGGGCGCACCAGGCGATCCGGTGGCAATCGCCAACGCTTCCTTGCAGGCGAGTGCTCTCGCCACCCAGACGACATTCGACATGGGCCGAAAGTTCCTGGCAACGCTGGGGCTTGCGCCGACGAGCTCCGGCGCCGGCGCACCCCCGTTGCGCGGCAACCGCGTCTACGGCAGACAGGCTGTCGAGTACGTCATTCGGCGAGCCGGCACTCAGATCGGAGTGCCGTACTCCTGGGGCGGCGGCAGCCTGACCGGGCCCAGCCGTGGGGTGGATTCTGGAGCCGGCACTGTGGGGTTCGATTGCTCCGGGCTCACCCGTTACGCGTTCGCCGGTGTGGGCCTCCTACTCCCCCGCTATTCAGGCGATCAGTACACCGCAGGGCGTCAACTGCCGCCGTCACAGGCAAAGCGAGGTGATCTGCTGTTCTGGGGCCCCGGTGGCGGACAGCACGAAGCTCTCTACCTCGGCGGCGGCCAGATGATCGAGGCACAGCAGACCGGCGTTCCGGTCAAGATCTCCCCGGTCCGCATGTCCGGCATGACACCGTATGTCACTCGCGTCATCGAGTATTGA